GCCAGCAAAAAGGCTGAAGTCTGGGATTTTAAAacctttagggtgcgtttgttgcgccggactgtctcggactggactagtgccgggactaagctggactggcttaaactggactaagctggactaatttagtgaagcgtttggtgtaatgtcggactaagaagcaggataagaaaaatagtactgttcaccagatttgtgtttgcttagactaggactacaaatttttgccattgtgtaatagagtaatgctacaaatctcatgatatgggttaattggagcatatttttgccatgtatattatgaatcttaaaaaaaattgacaattgttttgtttctattacctgctaatagaattgggtttaatttgcaaatgtagcttggtttaaactctatcacccaacagaagaaaaataatagtgcccaatacatgcaacttcaacaaatacaagtacataagaagatctccataatttagaaaatcttagttaacattagttaacattagccaaaatagatctccataatttacaaaatggctagttaacataagccaaaatactagtgcaaagctaagttataagccataacataagattgtatgattaataaaatacatccatgttaacattaataaaatacatccatgttaacattagccaaaatcctcatccgcttgcgttgtcgcttaaaagcctttggacgaacactttcttgagtttcggtttgattgccctgcacacacacacacacactgcatacatacatacatacacacacacacacacacacacacacacacacacacacactgcatacatacacacacacacgcacggcatacatacatacacacacacacacacacacactgcatacatacacacacacacacggcatacatacatacacacacacacactgcatacatacacacacacacacacacacacacacacacacattgcatacatacacacacacacacacggcatacatacatacacacacatacacacactgcatatacacacacacacacacactgcatacacactcacacactgcatacacactcacacacatactcacacggacatacacactctcacacacggacatacactcacacacaccctgcatacatacatacatacacacacacacacactgcatacatacacacacacacactgcatacatacacacacacacacacacacacacacacggcatacatacacacacacacacactggtcAGATGCACACACTGCactcacacggacatacacactctcacacactgacatacactcacacacaccctgcatacatacatacactgcatacataaTCAAATTGTACAACTTAAGTTGGTTCAAACTtacacacaatacacacacacattacacaaacacacacacacacacacacaatacacacacacacacacatggccacaatacacaaacacacacacacacacacacacaatacacacacacactacacaaacacacacacacaatacacacacacactacacaaacacacatacacacacacacacacacacacacacacacacacacggacacaatacacaaacacacacacccacacacacaatacacacacacactacacaaacacacacacacacacacacatattacacttacacacacaaagattacacacacacacacatagattacacagagagagagagagattacatacatacacacacacacacacacacacaaagattacacacacacacacacacacagagattacacagagagagagagagattacatacacacagattacacacacacacacacagagagtatacacacacagattacacatacacacacacacacagatgcacacacacagattacacacCCAAATTTTTACTTGGATGCTCTACCAGGCCAAATCAGTCTTTCAATCTCAGCCGTTTAAGAAAATGCATTGGTTCCCAGATTGGACCACATCATCTACCAATCTTCTTccccacaaaaacaaaaataactcaAATAAAGAATAAAACCCATTTAACAGAAAACCAGCGGCGGCGCCTGGGGTGCTTACGACGGCCGCCAACAAAGTAGTGAATGTTGCAGCAAATAAGGTACTAGATGATACACAGCCTGAACAATCATGGGTAGATCCCTTGCCTGTAATTAATTGAAATCCAAAATGATACATAAAATTCAATATACTATACTGTAtatgtaaataatatttgaacGTAAAATCTTCAAGGtacataaaataataacatGCAAGACTGTCAATTAGAAATTTCATATAGAAACCTTGAAGGCACATCCTTCTTCGAGATAACAAGGAAGGGAGGGGAACGCGTCAAGATACTTACAACATTAGTCTGGACAATTCCAGGTGAAACGCACACTACACTAATGCCAGATTCAGCAGGCAGCCGCTTATGTAGGACACTACTAAACATAATCTGCAATCCATATACGACTAGGTTAGAGTAGTCTTGTTTTAGCTTCGAAAATTATATACATACCACCGCAGTTAATTGACATTTAATTATGTGCAAGTGTCCAGCCTTGGGTAATAGATGACCAGCTTTTACAAACTAATAGAAAAGAGAGAtcaaagcagaagttgaaaccataaaaattaaaaaaattaaaacaaaattaaaaaaaaaacacaagcaGATTATAGCACCCAATCATCAAGCACTTGATCAATGTACAGGTCCAAGTAACTAAAAAGATCTAAATAAAGACAGAGGCACCTgtatttcaaatatatatatatatatatatatatatatatatcgcaCAAAGTAGTTAAACTTTACAGATCAAGAGGACCTGAATTCATTTCCACAAAGATGGATAGGAAGAAAAGCTTGTAGCTCTTACAAGCTTGTTCCAGCTAAAATATGGAAACCATCAAACAATAAAGACTTTCAAGACCACCTGTGCCAACTTGCTGCTTGAGTAACCCACTAAGcttgtatattttcttttcctggAAACAATGTTCATGTCTTTTGTGTCAACAAAGCCAACATAATGCATCTATATAAAGAAAGAACGAGCATTCTCAGATTAACATAACAATAAAACAAGAATATCAAACTATGAAATACATTTATAGTGCCAATCTAAAAACCTAAGGATGTATCTACAACTAGTTAGCATATATGCCAACTAGTTTTTCTTTCCATGTGTGTGTACGTAGGTGTGcgaatattatatatatcatatatacccAGAAAAGCAAAACCAGAAGAGTGTAAAATTTTATGCATGATGACCATGGAACTTACAACGGAATTCAAATTAACAATTCGACTCGGAGATCCTCTAATAAGGGAAGGCAATAGCAAGACGGATAGCAACGCTGGAGCCAGATGATTCACTTGCAAGTGTTCTTCGTAACCATCTTTAGAAAACTTTTGCGGCTCTGAACACACCAAAGACAGAGTAGTCCAGCAAATGACCGATCAGATTCTGAAGGGATGAACATTTGAAATCAGGTAAAAATGTCAACAAAGCGATCAACCTCCAATTGAAAATATCCCAGCATTGTTGATAAGAACATGGAGAGGTCCTAAACGAGCATTCCATGCTTCGGCAAATCTCACAACAGAATCCAATGAAAGCAGATCAAGTTCCATTACCTATTAAAGTTAAACAATAGTATTGTTTGTATATAATTAATGAAATGTAGATATTAGCGTTGGCCCTGTTAATAAGTTACCTCAATATTGAGAGGAAGCCCCATTCCAGACCATTCATTTTGCCACTTCTGGATCAGCTCATTAGCTGCTTTCGTATTCCTCACCGCCATTACAACATGCGCGCCTGATTCCGCCAGCTGCCTGTTCAGTTTTCATGTTTAAGCAAAACTAATTCAAAATTCACAATTGAAACTGAGAAATGGGCACCAGGTTATCAAAATTCTCAGTAACCAAACGGTGGGACCCCTAAGTCCCAATGCAATCTTGCAAATTGAGTTGATTTATTTATACTAAACAAACAAGCTAACAAGAAAACTGAAATCGTCAATGTTTGGAGAtttgaaggaaagagaaggaggaGACCTGGCGATTTCACGGCCGATGCCGCTGGTGGATCCAGTGACAATGCAAGTGAGATCGTTGATGGGAGGCAAAGGCATGGGGTTGGGCACCAACGAGAAGCTTTCGTcgatgagggtgaggaggacgACGACGAGGAAGCAGGGCAAGATCGACGACGAGCGACGAGCAGGACGAGGGAAATTGGGGATCCTCGCAGAGATGAGGACGACCAGGACGTTGGGGATCTTCGCGGTTTTCTCTCCGTGCTTACGAGTCCGCCCAAAATTGGGGTTCTTCGTTAAGAACTCGTAAGGAGGCGTGTAATCCGAGCGAGTCCCACCTAAGCCCATTAAAGCTAATCCGGTTGCACACCAAACACAggactatagtctagtccagtccaagccttgctaatcctgtcaaacaaacgtgcccttAGGATATTCGAACTTTTCCATATAAActggatatggatggatgaatttcgaGAACTTTGGCCTCTTTTTCAAGGCCGAATCGATCATCTTTTGGACCTCGATCATATCGACGAATGCTGTTTCTTCTCTCTGGTCGAATCTGTCTAATCTACTGCTTGATCCTCCTCTTTTTCCAAGTCAATCTTTTTTAGCTGAGTGGATCCTGTTTCGGCCTGTGGCGAATTACTTTTGAGTGGAAGTTGTTGGGACTAATCAGTAGGCCCTCATTCGAATGCTCTACTAACCAATAGTTCGAGCAATTTGGTATGTGTATCACTATTATTTTGTATCACCTCGAGCAAACTGTCTATTTAACCTGCCGAGATTGCTCGTCAAGTCGTCTTCGAATAAACGACCTAGTTAGGGGATCagagccttcaccaccatcttcaTCGCAGTCCTCCAATATCCCTTCAATGAAAACACATGCGGTTTTGTTGGGAATTTTTATGTTGCAAGGCTGGGTACCGAGACAAActtccttttcttggtgtgttACACTTGCTGCCTCAGGTATCACAGTAACAAGAGGATTTTGTGCATGTGACAAATTTTGTCCTGGGCTCTGAACTGGTAGGTCGATCATTGACTTTCCCatgatttctttcttttgtaCTGACCGTGTCTCAATGGTCATAAACTCTGAGGCTTTAGCAcctgtcccactgggcgtgctaaaatgttgaccctaaaaactaccaagcctacatggCGCATATACCAactaattaataagctaactacgtccttcggttatGTAAGGGGTGTGCCAACTCGATGTTGCGTTGAGCACGCTACTGACTTCTTAATCTTGTGACTGCGGTCGAgtaaggaacacgtctcggccttcaggttctagagcctgaagacaaggctgctagtctgGCGAAGTTCACGGATTGTCGGCACCGGGTTCGATCACGGTGATTATATacataagagtataagcacgccgaactgGCTCTAAACTTTACgaacacaagtactcaaaagagatatatgtcttgatggtgaatgtggttcggccgttagaatgtcgaactctaaaacttacttgtgaatatccaatcataaaacaactcggcgtttAATGCGTTGAGCCCAGTaatctgtaacacctcacttcgccgagaaggctaatgagatgacctctaccaataaggattcaaaaatccttctcgaccgagacttggatagataatcagtcggcctcgacgcagtgctatttatccaaactgaaggtgctccgcggtcggctgattctacggcaacaatgttgtttgtctaaactgaaggtgttcaccggttgccttcacagtgctgtttatccaaactgaagatgtgtcagcgaaaaagaaaataaaaatctcaaggttgttgagaggtttcgcataGAGTGAGAGTTTgtgcagggcagtttgtgtgttgagttggagatagttgaatgatgcacaccctcctctatttatagcagcaAACTGCAGACGAGCCAGAAGCATAGTCAAATTAGGattccttaacctaacctgaccAGGCCTCGGCCAATCTTAGTGCAAATAGAACTTTGAACCTGTTTTCCTAATGGACTAGATTCATTCCGAGTCTTGGCATGTTTTCAACTCCACATCACACTAGGTCTCGATTACTCCCTTATCCACATCAATCTATCCTGCCATGGGACTCGACCAACCCCGACTAGGCGGCCTATGACCCAAAAAACCCACGATAATTCTAGAAAAATCACTAGGCCGAATGCAACTCCAAATTTGGCCCAAATCAATATTTCGGGCCCAAACACCtatttaattgaagaattatagaGAGTGAGAAAGAGGTGCGGCGGCAATTGGATGAATTCTAAGATGTGTTTTTTCACTctattgtgtctttatttatagtagtaaacaAGATAAATTCTATAATACAATAAGAAAACTATCTAAAAAATACTACATAATCTCAATAGAATCTACACAATCATATTTCTAATCTAATTAGGACTGCAACATATTGGGGTGAAAAATTTCACCTCCAACGATTGCAACACACCATTTCCTCCACCTCTAATGACCATTCCGAGTGTAGAAGGTAAGAAATTTCACCttaattcaaaatcaattcatgtgttttttttccagattttgaaattgatatTTGGGGTTTTTTAAAATCGAATTAGATTTTCGATTGGGATTTTAAAATCGAGGGTTTTCAATTAAGAGATTTTGAAATCAAATTAGGGTTTAATTGAGTCTGTTATTTCTTATTTGCAACTATTGGCTATTGATGATCGATGATGATCGATGTTTGAATCCTTCTGCAATTTGAAGCATGATCAAGGAATTTCAGTTTCCGTATCCGACTAAAACCTAAATGGGTACGAGATATTTGAAAACCGAAAATTTGAGATCAGAATtagcttttttcttcttcaattgtcGACGGCCACTTTTCGATTTGGttaccaaaccaaaaccaatccTATGTAAACACCACTTGCAACCTTTTTACCGTTTTCCACCTAGAACTGAGAACAGCCACTGTTTCTTGTCTTGTCATTTAGCACCTAGCACAGTGAtgactcagagagagagagagagagagcgcacCAAACGATCTGACCATTAATAAAGAAGCATTTGGTTAGGGTTTTAGGGGTTTCGGGACATGGGCTCCTAGTAAATACCAATACAATAGAAATgggaaaattttgattttgatttcccAATTTCCTCAAAATCTTTTTTCTCCACATTTTTGTTTTACTTGTACAACACTTGTATTGTCAACTTTATTTTCAAGCTTACCAACTAaattttcattcatcaaaaTAAAATGATTCAAAATTTCTGTTTCTATATCATATTCTATCagtaaaataagaaaattatGATTCATGCACTAAATCAATTTTTTCGCAATCATTTAACTAATTGGGCTAAGAAAGTGTGTTCGCACTTGTCAATATTTTTGTATGCGAACTTTTCTTAGCATAATTACCGTTAGACAACAACGTATTTATGATTAAACTAGAACCTTGCTTAAATACAAAAGTAAAATTATCTTTTCACCATAAAAACTTCGAGTTTCAAAGATATACTTGTAGAATATGAAAGACCAACTTATATTAAAATAAGAGTAACGATACAAAAACTAAATTTACAagctaaatgatgtgtcatcaataaaaatgaatatGTTTATTAGCGTTTAAGTTATAATCTAGTTATTAACTATCACGctatttgatttacaaaattttatctacaaatttaatctattATAAATAAACCACCTCAATACATTTTGCCAATCCTCTCTCCCATTTCCTTTGTTCCCTCGTTGGTAAAAAGCGAACTTGTGTATCAGTATTTGCCAGGCaccgtttctctctctctctctctctctctctctaaagtcCAAGTTTTCTCTCTCTACGATACCTTACTTCTCCGCCAATATCTCCTCCTTAAACCCTGACCACAATtgtcacacactctctctctctctctctctcaacaaaAACGAAAAAATGGTGGGTTTGTCTCACTGCctctaaattctccaacttTAATTCATCTATCTTCGTGTGTTGGGAAACTAATTAAATTCTTTccatttcttttaatttatgtgGTTCATAGTTTGGTCCTGCAAATCTTCTTCCCCACTGGCTGGAGGTCCTGCTGACTGAGAAGTTCTTCAACGCTTGCATAATTCACGAGGAGGCAAAGAAGAACGAGAAGAACGTCTACTGTCTGGACTGTTGCATCAGCCTCTGCCCCCACTGCCTGAAGCCTCACACCTCTCACCGACTTTTGCAGGCAATAATTCCTTAAGTTTTGAACTTTCCCTCACAGTTTCACCgcttaaataaaaattacactCAAAGTTTTGATGTTTCATGCTTAATTTCTTCTGAGAATTTTCAGATAAGGAGGTATGTGTACAACGATGTCATAAGGTTGGATGATGCTGCCAAGTTATTTGACTGTTCTTCCATTCAGGTGAGTAAAAATTTCCCAACTATTTTGCTTAATTTAACTTTCTGGGTTTCTTTATTTCTTCATGCAGATCATGATCTACTATAAGTTGGGGTTTTTCTTGTGAATCCCAAAAGCCAaaaatttttaagtttattttttgcttgCTTAAAAATTGAACTATGTTTGGATTCAAAACAACAAACAACCATGTTTGAGTTCAATTCTTTGATTCTAAAGCTCCCTTTTTTCTGATATTCTTTGTGTTGGTGAGCATATTCTCACAAAGGGCcactgtttctctctctctctctctctctctctctctctctctctctctctctctctctctctcttaactttctctctctacagtCATACATAACCAACAGTGCAAAAGTGGTATTTTTGAACCAGAGGCCACCAACAAAGAATTGCAGAGGCTCCGGCAACGTCTGCATTACCTGTGACAGAAACCTGCAAGACCCCTTTCTCTTCTGCTCCCTCCACTGCAAGGTTAACTTTTTCATCCCccataaacccaaaaaaccccaaCAATTGTTCGATTATTTTCACTTGGGCCTCTCTGATTTCTCATTCTTTCTCAGTTTTCTCGAAAACCCTTTTTGATTTTCCAGTtattctctctcattttttggttttttgcagATCGATCACGTTATAAGAACAGAAGGTTGCCTTTCCAAGTATCTCCGCGAGTGCAAGTTCATGGCTTTACCTGAATCCGGTTCAGACGACGGTCTGATGACACATGACTCGGTTCTCGAACCCGCCGGTTCAACCCGAAACTCTTCAGGCTCATATGGGTTGGGCGAGGTGGGCTGTTTGGCCTTAGCTTGCACTGCCACTACTGAAATTGTGAGGAAAAAGAGAAGTAACATGTCGGCATATCGGGCTGCTTGTCGGCCGGTTTTTTCACCCGTGTTGGAAATCTCGGCCGGGTTGATGAACCGGAGGAAGGGGACTCCACACCGGGCGCCGCTGTATTGAATTTGTGCATGAAAATTGGAAAGTAGATAGCATGAGTAAGTAAAAATCATATGGAGAGCAATTTTTGGGGCATGGATTTGTAAACCTTTGGTAAATTAAGTTTATACTCTTCTGTCTTGGACAGTCTTCCACACGAGGGTCACAAATTAATAAATAGATGACACTTAGTTATGGTTAATTATGTGTAATATGTTGTAATTACCTTTAGCCATGGGTAATTTTTAGGTGTCATTTTTCTTATTGATTGGTGTGGTGATAATATCGGGGTGGTTGATTCTGTTATAGTTGTCTTGCCTAGTCTTAATAGTCATCTTCTTTATGGTCTTGTCTTATAGTATAAAAGTTTGATCACAAGGAATAGGAGTTGTAATTTGTAGCATGTTCATAGATAGCATAATTTTAGTAGCTGACGGAGTTAGCCAAATTGAGGTTAAATAGTAAGATGGAATTTCAAGAGCTTGCGGAATCTCTTTATTATTtagttaacttttttttatgacAGCTCTGGAGTTACAGAGCATTAgtgctttgtttttctttcatgTTATCAAGAGAGAAAATAAGGAAAGATTAGTATCAGATCCTTAGTTACTAATgtatttgattgaaaccttattaggctcaaggtataaaatatcgatgatatcg
This is a stretch of genomic DNA from Malus domestica chromosome 02, GDT2T_hap1. It encodes these proteins:
- the LOC114823231 gene encoding dehydrogenase/reductase SDR family member FEY-like codes for the protein MAVRNTKAANELIQKWQNEWSGMGLPLNIEVMELDLLSLDSVVRFAEAWNARLGPLHVLINNAGIFSIGEPQKFSKDGYEEHLQVNHLAPALLSVLLLPSLIRGSPSRIVNLNSVMHYVGFVDTKDMNIVSRKRKYTSLVGYSSSKLAQIMFSSVLHKRLPAESGISVVCVSPGIVQTNVARDLPMIVQAVYHLVPYLLQHSLLCWRPS
- the LOC114821203 gene encoding protein RGF1 INDUCIBLE TRANSCRIPTION FACTOR 1-like gives rise to the protein MFGPANLLPHWLEVLLTEKFFNACIIHEEAKKNEKNVYCLDCCISLCPHCLKPHTSHRLLQIRRYVYNDVIRLDDAAKLFDCSSIQSYITNSAKVVFLNQRPPTKNCRGSGNVCITCDRNLQDPFLFCSLHCKIDHVIRTEGCLSKYLRECKFMALPESGSDDGLMTHDSVLEPAGSTRNSSGSYGLGEVGCLALACTATTEIVRKKRSNMSAYRAACRPVFSPVLEISAGLMNRRKGTPHRAPLY